The Candidatus Thermoplasmatota archaeon genome has a window encoding:
- the larA gene encoding nickel-dependent lactate racemase: MRIEVPYGGGKEIVEVPDENLGEIVYQKEVKADDKVQIILDAVKKPLKSPSLQEFLKDAKDVSIIVNDATRPTPTSRIISAILPFLIGKRVRYVVATGMHRAPTEEEYQYIFGDLYPQIKNDVFTHDAKNSETVLLGKSKNGTPLRFNKMVVESDRIVVISSVEPHYFAGYTGGRKSFLPGVSAYETIEANHKLALSIKAQSLKLEGNPVAEDMEDAMRALAHKRIFSIMVVLDKNHRTCFAFAGDLHESWRKATRMADDVFVINLKSKSDIVVAVTAFPYDIDLYQSQKALDNAKYAVRDGGVIILVSACREGVGPPNFLELLGSAGTPKEALDKIAQGYKLGYHKAAKMAEIGLKCRMLAVTRLDPGTARKAHLTPVSTLQEAVDLSIRDLGPKSKVTFIMDAVITVPRVQGTQPTP, encoded by the coding sequence ATGCGCATTGAAGTCCCGTACGGGGGAGGCAAGGAGATCGTGGAGGTTCCGGATGAGAACCTCGGCGAGATCGTCTACCAGAAGGAGGTGAAGGCAGACGACAAGGTCCAGATAATCCTGGACGCTGTGAAAAAGCCCCTGAAATCGCCCTCGCTCCAGGAGTTCCTGAAGGATGCGAAGGATGTGTCGATAATTGTCAATGATGCTACCAGACCGACACCCACCTCGAGGATAATATCCGCAATACTCCCGTTCCTGATTGGGAAGAGAGTGCGATACGTCGTCGCGACAGGCATGCACCGGGCTCCGACAGAGGAGGAGTACCAGTACATCTTCGGGGACCTGTATCCGCAAATCAAGAACGATGTGTTCACCCACGACGCCAAGAACAGCGAAACCGTCCTCCTCGGGAAGTCGAAGAACGGGACCCCCTTGAGATTCAACAAGATGGTCGTGGAATCGGATAGGATAGTAGTCATCAGCAGCGTCGAGCCTCACTACTTCGCCGGATACACTGGCGGCAGGAAATCGTTCCTACCAGGGGTATCGGCCTATGAGACTATCGAAGCGAACCACAAGCTCGCGCTGAGCATCAAGGCGCAATCCCTCAAGCTGGAGGGAAACCCGGTCGCCGAGGACATGGAGGACGCCATGAGAGCCTTGGCGCATAAGAGGATATTCTCAATCATGGTCGTCCTCGACAAGAATCACCGCACATGCTTTGCCTTTGCTGGAGACCTTCACGAATCCTGGAGAAAGGCGACCAGGATGGCAGATGACGTCTTCGTCATCAACCTCAAGAGCAAATCTGACATCGTCGTTGCGGTCACAGCTTTCCCGTACGATATCGACCTGTATCAGTCTCAGAAGGCCTTGGACAACGCGAAATACGCCGTCCGGGATGGTGGGGTCATAATCCTTGTGAGCGCGTGCAGGGAAGGAGTCGGCCCGCCCAACTTCTTGGAACTCCTGGGGAGCGCGGGCACGCCAAAGGAGGCACTGGACAAGATCGCCCAGGGATACAAACTGGGATATCATAAGGCCGCAAAGATGGCAGAGATAGGCTTGAAGTGCAGGATGCTTGCAGTCACTAGGCTCGATCCAGGAACCGCAAGAAAGGCGCACCTTACGCCCGTAAGTACTCTACAAGAAGCCGTGGACCTGTCAATACGTGATCTCGGGCCCAAGTCCAAGGTCACGTTTATTATGGACGCTGTGATTACGGTTCCGAGGGTCCAGGGCACACAGCCAACCCCATGA
- a CDS encoding (Fe-S)-binding protein, with translation MPKKKYIKAERARKLEKEMLTCTFCGFCKSVCPYFEDNQWDPSVARGKVILAYGLTKREIPADESVVQRLYQCTTCKDCERRCPSNIKVVDIVEAARADLVEAGCILPAHKKIIENVKKTKNPYGETAPVDFGVPRKKADIGYFIGCTARYRQPEIARHTISLLRKLNVDFTLFDEVCCGSTLQRIGAKEKDITRLMKANVEAAKKLGIKKMLFTCAGCLRMFKEQYPKFVEVPFESEHLVQFLSKQNLRLRPLPKRITYHDPCHLGRHLKIYDEPRKVISMIPEAKFVELAETKETARCCGGGGGVRAADPPAAQRIASRRVRSASEIADILVSACPFCVSNLRFGNEIIKVDIEIKDIAELVDELLAT, from the coding sequence ATGCCGAAGAAGAAGTACATCAAAGCTGAGCGGGCCAGGAAGCTCGAGAAGGAGATGCTCACCTGCACCTTCTGCGGATTCTGCAAGAGCGTCTGCCCGTACTTCGAAGACAACCAATGGGATCCATCGGTCGCCCGAGGAAAGGTCATTCTCGCTTACGGCCTGACGAAGAGGGAGATCCCTGCCGATGAGTCAGTCGTGCAGAGGCTCTACCAGTGCACCACATGCAAGGATTGTGAGAGGCGATGCCCATCGAATATCAAGGTCGTTGACATCGTCGAGGCGGCAAGGGCAGACCTGGTAGAGGCCGGATGTATCCTGCCCGCGCACAAGAAGATAATTGAGAACGTCAAGAAGACGAAGAACCCGTACGGCGAGACTGCGCCGGTAGACTTCGGCGTTCCCCGGAAGAAGGCAGACATCGGCTACTTCATTGGTTGCACTGCCAGATACAGGCAACCTGAGATTGCCAGACACACGATCTCGCTGCTGAGAAAGCTGAATGTCGACTTCACACTGTTCGATGAGGTCTGTTGTGGCAGCACTCTCCAGAGGATTGGGGCCAAGGAGAAGGACATCACTCGTCTGATGAAGGCGAATGTCGAGGCCGCGAAGAAGCTCGGGATCAAGAAGATGCTGTTCACCTGCGCCGGATGCCTCAGAATGTTCAAGGAGCAGTACCCGAAATTCGTCGAGGTGCCTTTCGAGTCAGAGCACCTGGTACAGTTCCTGTCAAAGCAGAATCTGAGGCTCAGACCTCTGCCCAAGAGGATCACCTACCACGACCCGTGCCATCTTGGCAGACACCTCAAGATCTACGACGAGCCGAGGAAGGTCATCAGCATGATCCCCGAAGCGAAGTTCGTGGAGCTCGCTGAGACCAAGGAGACCGCTAGATGCTGCGGAGGCGGAGGCGGAGTCAGGGCTGCGGACCCGCCCGCGGCACAGAGGATTGCGTCGAGGCGCGTAAGGTCAGCCTCCGAGATAGCCGACATACTTGTAAGTGCTTGCCCGTTCTGTGTCAGCAACCTAAGGTTTGGGAACGAGATAATCAAGGTGGACATAGAGATAAAGGACATAGCCGAGCTTGTCGATGAGCTTCTGGCGACTTAG
- the folP gene encoding dihydropteroate synthase translates to MGIVNCTPDSFSGDGLGSDTEKAIHRGLSMFKDGADVVDVGGESTKPGAKPVAVDVEMSRVIPVIEALGNARPGRVSVDTMKPRVAEAALFAGATVVNDVSGLRNQRLIEVVAEHDAAVIIMHMLGEPRTMQESPRYKDVVGDIIDFLGDRIDAAEKTGVSPRKIMVDPGIGFGKTLDHNLEIIARLRELKILGKPIVIGVSRKSFIGKLTGHPTDKRLEGSITAAVLAIGAGADIVRVHDVAETIRALRVAAAIASATKRT, encoded by the coding sequence ATGGGAATTGTCAACTGCACCCCAGATTCGTTCTCCGGCGATGGATTGGGGAGCGATACGGAAAAGGCCATACACCGTGGGCTATCCATGTTCAAGGACGGAGCGGACGTCGTTGACGTCGGAGGGGAATCGACGAAGCCTGGGGCCAAACCTGTCGCAGTCGATGTGGAGATGTCCCGCGTGATACCTGTGATAGAAGCCCTTGGGAACGCCCGGCCTGGCAGAGTCTCGGTCGATACAATGAAGCCACGGGTTGCTGAGGCCGCCTTGTTCGCGGGTGCGACAGTCGTCAACGACGTCTCAGGGCTAAGGAACCAGAGGTTGATTGAAGTGGTCGCCGAGCACGACGCGGCTGTCATCATCATGCACATGCTGGGTGAGCCCAGGACCATGCAGGAGAGTCCGAGATACAAGGATGTTGTTGGTGACATCATCGATTTCCTCGGAGACAGGATCGATGCCGCGGAGAAGACAGGTGTGAGCCCAAGGAAGATAATGGTGGATCCGGGAATAGGTTTCGGGAAGACCCTCGACCACAATCTGGAGATCATCGCAAGACTTCGTGAGCTGAAGATCCTGGGCAAGCCTATCGTGATTGGCGTTTCCCGGAAATCATTCATAGGGAAGCTCACTGGCCATCCAACTGACAAGAGGCTCGAAGGGTCTATCACGGCTGCGGTCCTCGCTATCGGGGCAGGCGCGGATATAGTCCGTGTTCATGATGTGGCGGAGACCATAAGGGCGCTAAGAGTAGCTGCCGCCATAGCCTCTGCGACCAAGAGAACATGA
- a CDS encoding PAS domain-containing sensor histidine kinase produces the protein MSNGRLDFAGKRSVMMDAAGGLYALKKTLRADIGFFEKDFMFKAGLEGTRESLSSLTDVTYPNDPNETIQKMLELYSLRGYGDFKVDKFDLNTKVVEIASTNAIEAWAFQENHSLQREPICSYSSGMLSCICRMAFREASVQDSDIFAVEMDCMAEGKKECRFVVGPVQELNKRFPEFERPDSAIAEHELKLNEEILVKNLELQGLNLSLERQIRKRTEDLWRSEDNYKSLMAISPDPIVIMTSGGRINSLNPAGLRLLGYETIEDALNIKASAIMADKDEAWDKITWLLEKEGTIHDLEMEFTKRDGSGFTGQLTARFADLLPGKCIEAVIKDISEKKMMEQQVKEARSESEFLNDLLSHDIMNYTFSALHFLNKLLKSPKIMDDDRKDLSLITKEIQGAFELSSSVRDLSRIKTIGDEEEAIKDVSLVIAEAIEDAKRMFSDKKVVVNFNRSSEPHYVKCNNLATSMFTNLLTNAIKYDLHNEVVVDITIDNVVEKGQTCWQIGISDNGKGIPDDEKERVFERFHRIDMSVSGTGLGLYVVRFIANASGGRVWAENRVEGDHTKGTTMVVLLQKPDEKQIAKMTKKPTGPG, from the coding sequence ATGAGCAACGGCAGGCTAGACTTCGCCGGCAAAAGGTCAGTCATGATGGATGCGGCAGGCGGACTGTACGCGCTGAAGAAGACGCTCAGGGCGGATATCGGATTCTTCGAGAAGGATTTCATGTTCAAAGCGGGTCTGGAAGGCACCAGAGAATCCCTGTCCAGCCTGACAGACGTCACTTATCCAAATGACCCCAACGAGACAATCCAGAAGATGCTGGAGCTCTACTCGCTTCGCGGATACGGTGATTTCAAGGTTGACAAGTTCGATCTGAACACGAAGGTCGTAGAGATTGCGTCGACAAACGCAATCGAAGCGTGGGCCTTCCAGGAGAATCACTCCCTTCAGAGGGAACCCATTTGCTCCTATTCCTCCGGCATGCTATCCTGCATCTGCAGGATGGCCTTTCGAGAAGCCTCGGTCCAGGACTCCGATATATTCGCAGTCGAAATGGACTGCATGGCAGAGGGTAAGAAGGAGTGCAGGTTTGTCGTAGGTCCAGTCCAAGAGCTCAACAAACGGTTTCCGGAGTTTGAAAGGCCGGACAGCGCCATCGCCGAGCACGAACTCAAGCTCAACGAGGAGATCCTTGTAAAGAACCTGGAATTGCAGGGACTCAACCTGTCGCTCGAGAGACAGATCAGGAAAAGGACAGAGGACCTGTGGAGGTCTGAGGATAACTACAAGTCCCTGATGGCCATTTCCCCGGACCCCATCGTCATCATGACCTCTGGCGGAAGGATCAACTCACTGAATCCCGCGGGTCTGAGATTGCTTGGATACGAGACCATCGAAGATGCCCTCAACATCAAGGCTTCGGCAATCATGGCGGACAAGGACGAGGCATGGGACAAGATCACATGGCTCCTCGAGAAAGAGGGGACGATACACGATCTAGAAATGGAGTTCACAAAAAGGGACGGTTCTGGATTCACAGGCCAACTGACGGCGAGGTTCGCAGACCTCCTCCCCGGGAAATGCATTGAGGCCGTGATCAAGGACATATCCGAGAAGAAGATGATGGAGCAGCAGGTCAAGGAAGCCAGGTCGGAGTCGGAGTTCCTGAACGACCTTCTGTCCCATGACATCATGAACTACACGTTCTCGGCTCTTCACTTCCTGAACAAGCTCTTGAAATCGCCGAAGATCATGGACGACGACCGCAAGGACCTTAGTTTGATCACCAAAGAGATCCAGGGAGCATTCGAATTGTCGTCATCGGTCAGAGACTTGTCCAGGATTAAGACGATCGGTGATGAGGAGGAGGCGATCAAGGACGTCTCACTCGTAATCGCCGAGGCGATCGAAGACGCGAAGAGGATGTTCTCGGACAAGAAGGTAGTTGTGAACTTTAACAGATCATCGGAGCCACACTACGTCAAATGCAACAATCTAGCTACCAGTATGTTCACAAACCTGCTGACGAATGCCATCAAGTATGATCTACACAACGAGGTTGTCGTAGACATAACGATTGACAATGTCGTCGAGAAAGGACAGACCTGCTGGCAGATAGGGATATCGGATAATGGGAAGGGGATACCGGATGACGAGAAGGAACGGGTTTTCGAGAGGTTCCATCGGATAGACATGTCGGTATCGGGCACCGGTCTTGGACTATATGTTGTGCGATTCATAGCGAATGCCAGCGGCGGCAGAGTCTGGGCTGAGAACAGGGTCGAAGGAGACCACACGAAGGGCACGACGATGGTGGTGCTTCTGCAGAAACCCGACGAGAAACAGATTGCGAAGATGACCAAGAAACCCACCGGTCCGGGATAG
- a CDS encoding DNA-directed RNA polymerase subunit N, whose product MIPVRCFTCGKVVGSAYEDFVKRVDMGESPKDVLDSLHLDRYCCRRMLLTHANLIDEVAPY is encoded by the coding sequence ATCATACCAGTAAGATGTTTCACATGCGGGAAGGTCGTCGGCAGCGCGTACGAGGACTTCGTGAAGAGGGTCGATATGGGCGAGTCGCCCAAGGATGTGCTCGACTCGCTTCACTTAGATCGCTACTGCTGCCGCCGGATGCTGCTCACCCACGCAAACCTCATCGACGAGGTCGCACCCTACTAA
- a CDS encoding 30S ribosomal protein S9: MKVIVASGKRKSAVARVSITKGKGIVRINGVPVEMHQPNLARVMIMEPLTLAGEKSSKVNIDLNVQGGGVMGQAMASRTAIAKGLVQFLEDNELQTLFVKYDRSLLVSDPRRKLPKNPQGRGARKKHQKSYR, translated from the coding sequence ATGAAGGTAATAGTTGCAAGCGGCAAGAGGAAGAGCGCCGTGGCCAGGGTAAGCATCACCAAGGGCAAGGGCATTGTGAGGATCAACGGTGTCCCGGTCGAGATGCACCAGCCGAACCTCGCCAGGGTCATGATCATGGAGCCGCTCACGCTCGCAGGGGAAAAGTCGTCAAAGGTGAACATCGACCTCAATGTCCAGGGCGGGGGCGTCATGGGCCAGGCGATGGCCTCCAGGACGGCGATCGCAAAGGGTTTGGTGCAGTTCCTCGAGGATAACGAGCTCCAGACGCTGTTCGTGAAGTACGACCGCTCGCTGCTCGTATCGGACCCGAGGAGAAAGCTCCCGAAGAACCCGCAGGGCAGAGGGGCTAGGAAGAAGCACCAGAAGTCATACAGGTGA
- a CDS encoding 50S ribosomal protein L13, translating into MAVAVIDASGLILGRLCSHVAKRLRNGEELIIINAEKAVISGRRAQLLAFYQHRTKRGLSQSKAKGPHYPRTADRILKRSVRGMIEYKKPAGRAALKRLRVYLGCPNTLKSAKAETVEGARKPHLVKFVYLGDITKEMGASQEMRS; encoded by the coding sequence ATGGCTGTTGCAGTGATAGACGCATCAGGGCTCATACTGGGACGCCTCTGCTCGCACGTCGCCAAGAGACTCAGGAACGGCGAGGAGCTCATCATCATCAACGCGGAGAAAGCGGTCATATCTGGCAGAAGGGCCCAGCTACTGGCGTTCTACCAGCATAGGACGAAGCGCGGCCTTAGCCAGTCGAAGGCCAAGGGACCGCACTACCCGAGAACCGCTGACAGGATCCTGAAGCGGAGCGTCAGAGGCATGATCGAGTACAAGAAGCCCGCTGGCAGGGCTGCCCTCAAGCGGCTGAGGGTCTATCTCGGCTGCCCGAACACGCTGAAGAGCGCAAAGGCCGAGACGGTCGAGGGCGCAAGAAAGCCCCATCTGGTCAAGTTCGTCTACTTGGGAGATATCACCAAGGAGATGGGCGCTAGCCAGGAGATGAGGTCATGA
- a CDS encoding 50S ribosomal protein L18e, translated as MGNKTKKTNPNLVALIQQLKDAGRINEAPVWRDIALRLEGPARNWAEVNVGKLNRYASENETVIIPGKLLGAGEIAKKVMVAAYRSSGQARDKIEKAGGKSMSYLELIEKNPKGSKVRIMG; from the coding sequence ATGGGAAATAAGACGAAGAAGACCAATCCCAACCTTGTCGCCCTGATTCAGCAGCTGAAGGATGCTGGCAGGATCAACGAGGCACCTGTCTGGCGAGACATCGCTCTGCGGCTCGAGGGACCAGCTAGGAACTGGGCCGAGGTCAACGTGGGCAAGTTGAACCGATACGCAAGCGAGAACGAGACCGTGATCATACCCGGCAAGCTTCTGGGCGCCGGCGAGATCGCGAAGAAGGTCATGGTCGCCGCCTACAGGTCTTCGGGACAAGCTAGGGACAAGATCGAGAAGGCAGGCGGAAAGAGCATGTCGTACCTGGAGCTGATTGAGAAGAACCCGAAGGGCTCCAAGGTCAGGATCATGGGGTGA
- a CDS encoding TIM barrel protein, which produces MKDGIEDVHKLGLTAMEAQLVRAHVAERAPEPEEIGMKPRNLTNDMVIEIIRKKGDKEQIVSDLDEPIRNGDTLVSLTSGIAKSYQELRALRNMADELDVELSIHTPYYMDLVGEGELSFKSRDSIKWAGLMANELGAAAVVTHMGLYGDVTPKTAQKRIRERVGLLAKWYKKQGIDVPIGLELSGRQEIFGALPEILKTCREIDGVIPVINFAHYHARENGILREPKDFDELLDDVWDQTDGEFYAHFSGVEHEGGNEKRFTSIKKGDLRFEPLAEAIVERNQPITIISGSPLLEHDAMYMKVILERVLAKKVSKETKIVTKEKDKKAGSR; this is translated from the coding sequence TTGAAGGATGGCATCGAGGACGTGCACAAGCTGGGCCTGACAGCCATGGAAGCACAGCTAGTCAGGGCGCATGTGGCAGAAAGAGCGCCCGAGCCTGAGGAGATCGGGATGAAGCCCCGGAACCTAACGAACGACATGGTCATCGAGATCATCCGGAAGAAAGGAGACAAGGAGCAGATCGTATCCGACCTTGACGAGCCGATAAGGAACGGTGACACACTCGTGTCCCTGACTTCAGGGATTGCCAAGAGCTACCAAGAGTTGCGCGCCCTCAGAAACATGGCAGACGAGCTCGATGTGGAGTTGTCAATCCACACCCCGTACTATATGGATCTCGTTGGCGAAGGGGAGCTGAGCTTCAAGAGCAGGGATTCCATCAAATGGGCAGGACTGATGGCCAACGAGCTCGGTGCGGCCGCGGTGGTCACGCACATGGGCTTGTACGGAGATGTCACTCCCAAGACAGCCCAAAAGAGAATCAGAGAGCGCGTTGGGCTCCTGGCAAAGTGGTACAAGAAGCAGGGGATCGATGTCCCGATCGGCCTTGAGCTGAGCGGCCGGCAGGAGATATTCGGAGCCTTGCCGGAGATCCTCAAGACATGCAGGGAGATTGATGGAGTCATACCCGTGATCAACTTCGCACACTACCACGCTAGGGAGAACGGTATCCTCCGAGAACCGAAGGATTTCGACGAGCTTCTGGACGATGTGTGGGACCAGACCGACGGTGAATTCTACGCCCATTTCTCGGGCGTCGAGCACGAAGGCGGGAATGAGAAGAGGTTCACATCCATCAAGAAGGGCGACCTCAGATTCGAACCGCTCGCCGAGGCCATTGTCGAGCGCAACCAGCCAATAACGATCATTTCCGGCTCCCCGTTGCTCGAACACGATGCCATGTACATGAAGGTCATCCTCGAAAGGGTCCTCGCCAAGAAGGTCTCGAAGGAGACCAAGATAGTGACTAAGGAGAAGGACAAGAAGGCCGGGTCTAGATGA
- a CDS encoding SIS domain-containing protein yields the protein MRESVDYIVNSVQTTLESDIENTDKFVDLIIGSRKIFIYGVGRSGLIAKAFAIRLVQMGLEVFFVGETVTPFVEEGNLVIIVSYTGETMSAIQTANIVRRVGAKVVTVTANNHSKLAAASNLIIEIHPPKDDDRKRLAPLGTLFEVATLIYLDGIVASMMEKLGQSEGAMRKRHAIWV from the coding sequence ATGAGAGAGAGCGTCGACTACATCGTCAATAGTGTCCAGACCACGCTGGAGAGCGACATAGAGAACACCGATAAGTTCGTGGACTTGATAATCGGCTCAAGAAAGATCTTCATATACGGCGTCGGCCGGTCCGGCCTCATCGCGAAAGCGTTTGCCATCAGACTTGTGCAGATGGGACTCGAGGTGTTCTTCGTCGGGGAAACGGTGACGCCCTTCGTTGAGGAGGGCAACTTGGTCATCATAGTATCCTACACAGGGGAGACCATGTCGGCCATTCAGACAGCCAACATCGTGAGGAGGGTCGGTGCGAAGGTCGTCACGGTCACCGCCAACAACCATTCGAAACTGGCGGCGGCTTCGAACCTTATCATCGAGATACACCCGCCAAAGGACGATGATAGGAAACGGCTTGCGCCTCTTGGCACACTGTTCGAAGTCGCCACGCTGATCTACCTGGACGGCATCGTCGCCTCCATGATGGAGAAGCTTGGACAGAGCGAGGGCGCCATGAGAAAGCGTCACGCGATCTGGGTCTGA